In Patescibacteria group bacterium, the sequence AAGAGTCATCACCAAGCGGACAGAAACTTTCAATATAACTGATTAAATAATTGGGTAAACAATTTTTACCAACCAACTCTGACAATGCCTTAACCTTTTGAATTGGTTGACTGCTTTGTTCAACAATTTCTTTGATGCTTTCGCCATCAAAATTAAAAAGTTCAAAACTCATTTCCCCTTTATCCACGACAACATTTGTCTTGTCTATGCTGGCTGCCGAAACAGCAGTGATTCTTTCACCATCAAGCCAAACAGGAGATCGCTTGTCTTGTTTTCGAGACTCAAGAGATAATCTGTGAAAAATAAAACATTTTTGCCAATTCAGATAAAGAGTTTTTGGAATTATTAACTCGAAATACTTCAAGTAATCATTTCTTGAACCAAACATTCTGGCTCGCTGTATATAAGTATCTTGCTGTAATTTATGTTTAACGTCTCGCGTAAAAAACATGGACAAAAGATTATTAAATGTCACGCCTCGAGAAATAATATTTCCCCCAATTACTACGGTATAGGGGGCAGTTGGATCAGTGGCCGTCCTATTATCAGCAACATTAACTTCTTTATCGCTATTCATCACTACAATATTGTTTCTGTCTATATTCCCTATCGCGTACTTAGTTATTTCATTCTCATATCCAGAATATCTCTCATTAGCAATTTCCCATATTTTTTTAAAGTATGGTTCATGATTTTGGTCATCCTTATCCTTTAACGCTTCAAAGGTTTTGACAATTTGTTTATAGTCAACCGTGTGGTCCGCCTTTTTGCTGCTTGTATGAACAAGCATTGAGTAATTTTTTTCTGGATCATTAACTAAAGTGTTTAAATACCCAACGTCTACAATAAAGCTAAATAAAGCATCTCGCAAATATTTTGGGTCATCACCTGCATCTGGTAAAAAAGTCAACCGGTACGGAAGATTTTCTGTGGAAACTGGGAAAAAAATATCTTGACCAGTGTAATTAGAGTGCGGCTGAAAATCAATCCAATATTCATTCTGATTTTGATGAGTTTTATTAAGATCTAAGCGAGCCGGTGTTGCCGTAACGCCGATATAAATTCCCTCAGAGCCGATCAAGTTTTCCGTTAACTCATTTATCTTACTTTTTTCTTTTTTGTTAATCTTGGAGTTTGGTGTTGCATAGTCAGCCTCATCATCAATAATTACCCGATTAAAATGCCCATCCAGCTTTTGAATAATCTTTTGCAAATCTTTCGAGTTCTTTTTACAAAAAATAACCCATTGATGATCTCCAATCTTAACTTCTGGTGGCAAGACCTCGCTAAATTTTTTAGGGGACGGAGAAAGACCTGATCTTTGAAAACGCTCAAGATTTTGCCCTAGCAATTGAACACTATCATTAAGTAAAATAATGATAATTTTGTAACCAACATCCAAAAGTTTTGCTGTTAGTGCAATCATCATTTCCGTTTTTCCACTTTGAGGTTCACCATATATAACAAACGACCTTTGTCCATTTTTGGTATTGGATACAGAACTCTCAACAACATCTTTAATTTTATCAACTTCCTGGCCCTTTAAAACAAGTTTGGCCAAACGCCTTTCATAACGATTATTATTTACAGCGTCTTGTCGTAATTCGTTTAAATTAAAATCTGACATATAAATTATTTTTCCATTATTAAAACATACTCGTACTCGTAAGCACATTTTTTATTTGGATTCTTTATATTAGTAAATTTTCCAGTATTTGTATCCCTCCATGGGGTAATCATTTTGTTTTGTACCTCTCTCTTAATTATGTTGGGGTTTTTGAAACCAATTTTAAGCATTTGCTCTGTTGCCACTTCCGCATTTAATATAGCAACCCCCCTAAGCTCAGTATTTCCAATCACGATGCATGCATGTTTACCGATTTTTAAAACACGGTACATCTCTTTGAAGGCTAAATTCATATCAATAAAATAATTTGACACGTCTTTCGCAAGAGCTTTATCTTTTTCACCAAGCCTCTTGGTAATCGTTAAACCAATTTGACTTCCAATCTCCCCTTCCTGCTCAGTCTTGTAGCTAGTCCCGATGAATTTTTTTCTGAAATCTTTAAGGTTGCTAGAAAAATTATACCAACCACTAAAATTATTTCTATCACTTCCAAACCAGAGTAAAGAAAGCTGATGTAAATCTGCGTATTCATAAGACGTTACATACGGAGGAGAAGTAATTATTAAATCAACCACTTCATCATTAAGCGAAAATCTCTTCGTCGAATCTTTAAGCAAAACTTTTGCGGAAGTCTTTAGACTGTTATTCTTTTGAAGTAATGAGTAAAACTGACCGTTCTTTTTAATCATCGACCTGGAATGTTTAAGAAAATTGATTGAAACAGGTGGTATTTTTTTATCTTTATCAATTGTTGGTTTAATGCTTTTCATTAACCATTTTGAACTATTCTTTAAATTATGAGAAAAAGCGCATAAAAAGAATTTCCTTATTTTTGCATTTTTAATACTCTTTATCTTGGAATAAAGAAAATCTAATTCTGTGATTATTTTTTTATCAAACCAGTAAAGTATCCTCTCGTTTTTAAGATGATAATTATAAAAAATCTTTTTATTTTTTAAAAGTTTATTTTGAAGTTTCTCAAATTCTTCATCTAATTTTATGGGATTAATCGGGGTCACCTTCACTTCTGTTATAAATTTAGCTACGGGATTTATATCAAAACAAAGACTTCTCCGCCCTAATCTTTTCGACTCAACAAGCGTTGTCCCGCACCCCCCAAAAGGATCGAGCACAAAATCATCTTCTTTTGTAAAATCATTTATTAGTTTTTCAACTATATTTGGAATAAATTTTGCTGGATACCTATGATAACTATGTGTCAGAGCGGTAGTTTCCGCGCGAGTAACGTCCTTAAAAGACCAAACAATTACTGGTTTAGCAGCCTCAAACGTCTTAATTATATCTTTTGTACCTAAAATTAGCATAATCTTCTTTAATTACCAAAAATTATAACTATATTGATTATACCACTAGCAATAAAAATAATGCAAAATCACCCCAATTGAGTGATTTTTAAGGGGGCTCGGTCATAAACACTGCGCCCTAGAGAGCTCTCATTATTGAACTACATACGAACTTTTTTTAAAGAAAGTCAAAAAGCCTAATTTCAAGCAAAGTGAGAGAAAAAAATGTATCCAGCCAGAGGTGAAATGAGCAAAAAAGCATTAGGCCGAAGACAGGATAAAAGCCCCCCGAAAAAAGGCCCCCAATCGCCTCAGCTTCTGCGGGCCGGGCGGAAAATTTAAAAAAACTACAAACTTTTATTATGCACAAAGGCCTTAATTATTTTAAAAACACTATTAATTTCATCTAACTTGCTAATTATTTGAGAAAAACCAAACCTAATAACACTTCTTCCGCTCCGAATATAAGAATGTTGGCAATTATTCCTCTCATTAGACAGCTCTCCTAGAAGTTGTTTAAAATGATTTAACCCTGGAGGAAATTTTATGTTAATTTTTGTTTCCAGCGCCATTATCTCCGCCTCACTCAATATCATACCTATTTTTTTTCTAAAATCATCATAAAAAAAACCAAAGCTCCTATGGCGAACTCTTTCTTTAACCTCTTTGGCTAAAGTGACTTTATTTATAGTTTTATCAATATAACAAAAAACTATGCAATGAATTTTTTCCTCAACCCATCCGCCCGCTTCAGATATTGACAGTTTTAAAGCCAGCTCTAAATCAAGATAATTGCCGTCAGACAATTTTTCCAATTTTTTTATGCTAGACCTAACAGTTTGTATGTTGATAACAGTCATAAAATCTATTTACTAGAAAAAACCGACAATACTGCGTTTAACCGCTCTTCTACTTTCATTTTTTTCATCACACCTTCCCGTAAATTATCCTCTCTAAACACCGTTAATTTGCTCATTTTTTGAAAAAGTTCCTTTAACGTTTTATCGTCTAATTTTTTTAAATATGCTAAATTTTTGGAAATACCGAAAAACAACCCTTCAACAAATGCATTGCTCGTTTTAGATAAAGTTTTTTTGTCAGTAATTTTATTGAATACTAAAGACAAAACATCTTCAAACAACTGCTTTCTATCTTTTAAACCGTTATCTTTATCAGACCTGTGTCTTCCCATATATTCATTAAGGAATCGATTTAAAACTCCGTCATAATTTTTATAATCATCGTGGAAAGCAAAAAATCTCAAAATTAACTCAACCTTTGAAAATCTGATATCATTTTTTATACTTAACAATTTTTTCCATTCCTTGTTTTCATTAAGATCTTTTAAAAGAGAATTAAATGGGCCACTGTATATGCAATTCCTTATTTCCTGATTGTTTAAT encodes:
- a CDS encoding DNA methyltransferase; this translates as MLILGTKDIIKTFEAAKPVIVWSFKDVTRAETTALTHSYHRYPAKFIPNIVEKLINDFTKEDDFVLDPFGGCGTTLVESKRLGRRSLCFDINPVAKFITEVKVTPINPIKLDEEFEKLQNKLLKNKKIFYNYHLKNERILYWFDKKIITELDFLYSKIKSIKNAKIRKFFLCAFSHNLKNSSKWLMKSIKPTIDKDKKIPPVSINFLKHSRSMIKKNGQFYSLLQKNNSLKTSAKVLLKDSTKRFSLNDEVVDLIITSPPYVTSYEYADLHQLSLLWFGSDRNNFSGWYNFSSNLKDFRKKFIGTSYKTEQEGEIGSQIGLTITKRLGEKDKALAKDVSNYFIDMNLAFKEMYRVLKIGKHACIVIGNTELRGVAILNAEVATEQMLKIGFKNPNIIKREVQNKMITPWRDTNTGKFTNIKNPNKKCAYEYEYVLIMEK
- a CDS encoding Z1 domain-containing protein, with product MSDFNLNELRQDAVNNNRYERRLAKLVLKGQEVDKIKDVVESSVSNTKNGQRSFVIYGEPQSGKTEMMIALTAKLLDVGYKIIIILLNDSVQLLGQNLERFQRSGLSPSPKKFSEVLPPEVKIGDHQWVIFCKKNSKDLQKIIQKLDGHFNRVIIDDEADYATPNSKINKKEKSKINELTENLIGSEGIYIGVTATPARLDLNKTHQNQNEYWIDFQPHSNYTGQDIFFPVSTENLPYRLTFLPDAGDDPKYLRDALFSFIVDVGYLNTLVNDPEKNYSMLVHTSSKKADHTVDYKQIVKTFEALKDKDDQNHEPYFKKIWEIANERYSGYENEITKYAIGNIDRNNIVVMNSDKEVNVADNRTATDPTAPYTVVIGGNIISRGVTFNNLLSMFFTRDVKHKLQQDTYIQRARMFGSRNDYLKYFELIIPKTLYLNWQKCFIFHRLSLESRKQDKRSPVWLDGERITAVSAASIDKTNVVVDKGEMSFELFNFDGESIKEIVEQSSQPIQKVKALSELVGKNCLPNYLISYIESFCPLGDDSLVVHAPKSIAGYTEKEGEMDKNTITRSKGFIGDREMELTKYSNAIHHINILYNEVGKARIFYRYRGSIRFLKTSKKND